A genome region from Aurantiacibacter sp. MUD61 includes the following:
- a CDS encoding head-tail connector protein, which produces MKRQTVAPAFLPLAALDELKEWLAITTTRDDAALSALLRASLDTCESFTRAMPIEALCEEVVPATRGWHSIATSPVQSITALETIAADGTRGAVNPGDYLFDILADGSGRVNLLRTFADTRIAVRFTAGLAPDWESLPEGVRHGIIRLAAHHYRERNESGSNAPPAAVSALWQPWRRMVIASSNRKRGGTSASPSA; this is translated from the coding sequence ATGAAGCGGCAAACCGTCGCGCCGGCATTCTTGCCACTAGCGGCCCTTGATGAGCTGAAAGAATGGCTCGCGATCACAACCACGCGTGACGATGCTGCGCTAAGCGCATTGCTGCGCGCCAGTCTCGACACCTGCGAAAGCTTCACCCGCGCCATGCCGATCGAGGCGCTGTGTGAAGAGGTGGTGCCCGCCACCCGGGGCTGGCATTCGATTGCCACCAGCCCCGTGCAATCGATCACCGCGTTGGAGACAATCGCGGCTGACGGCACACGCGGCGCAGTCAATCCCGGCGACTATCTGTTCGACATCCTCGCCGACGGCAGCGGTCGGGTAAACCTGCTGCGCACCTTTGCCGATACTCGCATCGCGGTGCGATTTACCGCCGGACTTGCTCCCGATTGGGAAAGCCTACCCGAAGGGGTTCGTCATGGCATCATCCGGCTGGCCGCGCATCACTATCGCGAGCGTAATGAAAGCGGTTCCAACGCTCCCCCCGCCGCGGTTTCGGCCCTGTGGCAGCCCTGGCGTCGCATGGTGATCGCATCATCGAACCGCAAACGAGGCGGGACATCGGCTTCGCCCAGCGCATGA
- a CDS encoding DUF3168 domain-containing protein, with amino-acid sequence MMESTLRTALVEWLESDPLLSAALNDVAEEAPSRSAPPWLGIAASASTDWSMKGTKGREVRIAIELHTRGDAADETASLVSLIESRIEALPAAHPGFRIINTLFLRARAEQRPRNTRAVLLEYRFRLLAA; translated from the coding sequence ATGATGGAAAGCACACTCAGGACTGCCCTTGTCGAGTGGCTGGAGAGCGACCCGCTGCTGTCTGCCGCGCTGAACGATGTAGCCGAGGAAGCCCCATCCCGCAGCGCGCCTCCATGGCTCGGCATTGCCGCAAGCGCGAGCACGGATTGGAGCATGAAAGGCACAAAAGGCCGCGAGGTGCGCATCGCGATCGAACTGCACACCCGCGGTGATGCAGCTGATGAAACAGCATCGCTTGTGTCGCTAATCGAAAGCCGGATCGAGGCCCTACCAGCCGCGCATCCTGGCTTCCGGATCATCAACACCTTGTTCCTGCGCGCTCGCGCTGAACAGCGCCCACGCAATACGCGAGCCGTGCTGCTCGAATATCGTTTCAGATTGCTTGCCGCCTGA
- a CDS encoding phage major tail protein, TP901-1 family: MTAQKGSAFLLKIGDGAQPPAYETVAGLRTTQMSINGDAVVVTHKESGGWRDLLSGAGVRSVSVSAAGIFLGSNAEAAIRAHALAGTIEDYELSFEDGQKLQGRFLVQRLDYAGDFNGERNYTLQLESSGAVLPA; this comes from the coding sequence ATGACTGCCCAAAAAGGCTCTGCCTTCCTCCTCAAGATCGGGGATGGCGCGCAGCCCCCTGCCTATGAAACCGTCGCTGGCCTCAGGACCACGCAAATGTCGATCAATGGCGATGCCGTTGTCGTCACGCATAAGGAATCGGGTGGCTGGCGAGACCTGCTGTCGGGCGCTGGCGTCCGCTCGGTCTCGGTCAGCGCGGCAGGAATTTTCCTTGGCAGCAATGCCGAAGCCGCCATCCGCGCCCATGCGCTTGCCGGGACAATCGAAGACTACGAATTGTCCTTTGAGGACGGGCAGAAGCTGCAGGGCCGCTTCCTTGTCCAGCGGCTGGACTATGCGGGCGATTTCAATGGCGAGCGCAATTACACGCTGCAGCTCGAAAGCTCCGGCGCGGTGCTGCCTGCATGA
- a CDS encoding gene transfer agent family protein — MTLRQAQDERPNTVRGEAVLRIAGEDHLLRPSFAALVAAEDELGPLFALVERASEGQLRLTEIAALFWHCLADRSTVSRDDVGEAVMALGLAKSTAPLRVLLAQILQGNE; from the coding sequence ATGACCCTTAGACAGGCTCAGGATGAGCGTCCAAACACAGTTCGCGGTGAAGCGGTTTTGCGCATTGCTGGCGAGGATCACCTGCTGCGCCCGAGCTTTGCGGCGCTGGTCGCGGCTGAGGACGAACTTGGCCCGCTTTTCGCGCTGGTGGAGCGGGCATCCGAAGGCCAGCTACGCCTCACTGAAATCGCGGCCCTTTTCTGGCACTGCCTGGCCGATCGCAGCACAGTTTCGCGTGACGATGTGGGCGAGGCCGTGATGGCTTTGGGCCTGGCGAAATCGACAGCGCCCTTGCGCGTACTACTCGCGCAGATCCTGCAAGGCAACGAATGA
- a CDS encoding phage tail assembly chaperone: protein MTKQFADSARRLAGASGRLLGWPPHWFWRATPAELAAILLDEANEADPGITRSQIEHMIESDKNGR from the coding sequence ATGACGAAGCAATTTGCCGACAGTGCACGCCGGCTTGCGGGAGCAAGCGGCAGGCTGCTCGGCTGGCCCCCGCACTGGTTCTGGCGTGCGACGCCCGCAGAACTGGCAGCCATCCTGCTCGACGAAGCGAATGAAGCCGATCCCGGCATCACCCGCAGCCAGATCGAGCACATGATCGAAAGCGACAAAAATGGACGATGA
- a CDS encoding tail tape measure protein gives MDDEIETLMVEVRASTSGFRSDIEDMRGALDTSLLDGFAKAGDVLERSLLSAIRRGKLGFDELKSIALRTMNEIAAQALQSGIGAMFGGQSPFGGGTNFGSILNGIFGSFLGMPGRATGGPVSPGTPYVVGERGPELFVPTSAGRVEANGSMGGARDVRVSINLNTPRGSQSPVMLKRSSRQVASAIARSMREY, from the coding sequence ATGGACGATGAAATCGAAACCCTGATGGTCGAGGTGCGCGCGAGCACCAGCGGCTTTCGCTCCGACATAGAGGACATGCGCGGGGCGCTCGACACCTCGCTGCTCGATGGATTTGCCAAGGCAGGCGATGTGCTGGAGCGCAGCCTGTTGTCTGCCATCCGGCGCGGCAAGCTGGGCTTTGACGAGCTGAAATCCATTGCCTTGCGAACCATGAACGAAATCGCCGCGCAAGCCCTGCAAAGCGGGATCGGAGCGATGTTCGGCGGCCAGTCGCCATTCGGTGGCGGCACCAATTTCGGTTCCATCCTGAATGGCATTTTCGGCTCGTTCCTCGGCATGCCGGGCCGCGCGACCGGCGGGCCGGTCTCGCCTGGTACGCCCTATGTCGTTGGCGAGAGAGGGCCAGAGCTGTTCGTGCCGACGAGTGCCGGGCGGGTTGAAGCGAACGGTTCGATGGGCGGCGCCCGCGACGTGCGGGTGTCAATCAATCTCAACACGCCGCGCGGGTCGCAAAGCCCGGTGATGCTCAAGCGGTCATCGCGCCAGGTCGCGAGCGCCATCGCCCGCTCCATGAGAGAATACTGA
- a CDS encoding DUF2460 domain-containing protein yields MAYWLAKKREGQDTDFIQRFDPRFWTVDFPRPMMASVVTTAPDALRVDCEFHHHDALAGLIWESEDRYDHPLLSYDTNRDYARTTLSFRWRSSGVLPLDAVHGPTLTIEGRDANGADRSWYVRLWNYASGSPEDALVSLPFSGLREGWAAEGALVHPSDIDRMFLSCVPTSYDPADTRLLPQRANGWIELSEINCDGEHAMLTIGDAILPPHEVGIATAYDDSYNQTPSRLLRNALHLGYRDQLIHYVGMSHYFRLAPTGDGRLLIPPAADLCDPCRLWHEDFLAQCKTMGFDPIVSLSFEIFEEHCRNGWKQRDWQGNPALTGWEPPSTLIDPAHPAGIAYLCDIAETFVRLQTEAGLPPLFQVGEPWWWVNADGEPCVYGSGVRSIYANPPHIDDLTSTDETGFLEWLATTLGSAVQAMANRITGIWGEQAVTHVLLFTPTLLDPERPAVTAMNIGPELGEAHFDILQVEDYDWLTAGAEALRRSAYARLDNALGYPAERQHYMSGFVLDAADAEAFWPLIDSGLDEAIARGVSRTFVWALPQIVRDGYVRLPVEENDVQSFDDVLYPLALGRDASVAPEFSTSISLTASGHERRNSQWSDARLNYDVGPGIRSQAELGVLLEFFRARRGPARGFRLSDPYDFSSNGLTGSPSMLDQLIGTGDGLTATFQLRKSYGAIDEPQLRNITRPRADTILISVDGVAETDWLLGDGGKITFTNAPPDGAAIRAGFLFDVPVRFAEDRLDISGATFAAGDAPSVALIEVREAI; encoded by the coding sequence ATGGCATATTGGTTGGCGAAGAAACGCGAAGGCCAGGATACCGACTTCATCCAGCGCTTCGATCCGCGGTTCTGGACTGTCGATTTCCCCCGCCCGATGATGGCCAGCGTCGTCACGACAGCCCCGGATGCGCTGCGGGTCGATTGCGAATTCCATCATCATGACGCGCTCGCGGGCCTGATCTGGGAAAGCGAAGACCGCTACGATCATCCGCTGCTGAGCTATGACACCAATCGCGATTACGCACGAACGACACTCAGTTTCCGCTGGCGATCATCCGGCGTCCTGCCTCTTGATGCGGTGCACGGGCCGACGCTGACGATCGAAGGGCGCGATGCAAATGGCGCGGATAGGAGTTGGTACGTGCGGCTCTGGAACTACGCCAGCGGATCGCCCGAAGATGCGCTGGTCAGCCTTCCCTTCTCTGGCCTGCGCGAAGGCTGGGCCGCCGAAGGAGCGCTGGTCCACCCCTCCGACATCGATCGGATGTTCCTGTCCTGCGTGCCCACGAGTTATGACCCGGCGGATACCAGACTGCTGCCTCAGCGCGCCAATGGCTGGATCGAACTCAGCGAGATTAATTGCGATGGCGAACATGCCATGCTGACGATCGGCGATGCGATCCTGCCGCCTCATGAGGTCGGCATCGCCACCGCCTATGACGATAGCTACAACCAGACACCCTCACGATTGCTGCGCAATGCACTGCATCTCGGCTATCGCGATCAGCTGATCCACTATGTGGGAATGAGCCATTATTTCCGGCTCGCCCCTACTGGGGACGGGCGTTTGCTTATCCCTCCGGCTGCCGACCTGTGCGACCCGTGTCGTCTCTGGCATGAGGACTTTCTCGCCCAGTGCAAGACCATGGGTTTCGACCCGATTGTGTCCTTGTCCTTCGAAATTTTCGAAGAGCATTGCCGCAATGGTTGGAAGCAACGCGACTGGCAGGGCAATCCCGCGCTGACCGGCTGGGAGCCGCCGTCGACGCTTATCGATCCGGCCCATCCCGCCGGGATCGCCTATCTGTGCGACATCGCCGAGACTTTCGTGCGTCTCCAGACGGAAGCCGGCCTGCCGCCGCTGTTCCAGGTGGGCGAACCCTGGTGGTGGGTGAATGCCGATGGCGAGCCGTGCGTATATGGCTCGGGAGTCCGAAGCATTTACGCCAATCCGCCGCATATCGACGATCTCACCTCGACCGATGAAACCGGATTTCTCGAATGGCTGGCCACTACTCTGGGAAGCGCGGTCCAGGCGATGGCCAACCGGATTACCGGGATTTGGGGCGAGCAAGCGGTCACGCATGTCCTGCTCTTCACGCCGACCCTGCTCGACCCGGAGCGCCCTGCGGTCACCGCCATGAACATTGGCCCCGAATTGGGGGAGGCGCATTTCGACATCCTGCAGGTCGAGGATTACGACTGGCTAACAGCCGGAGCGGAGGCCCTGCGCCGCTCGGCCTATGCCCGTCTCGACAATGCCCTTGGCTACCCCGCCGAGCGACAACACTACATGTCCGGCTTCGTACTCGATGCGGCTGATGCGGAAGCATTCTGGCCGCTGATCGACAGCGGACTGGACGAAGCGATCGCCCGCGGCGTTTCGCGCACCTTTGTGTGGGCGCTGCCGCAGATCGTTCGCGATGGATATGTCCGATTGCCTGTTGAGGAGAATGACGTGCAATCATTCGATGATGTGCTCTACCCGCTCGCGCTTGGGCGTGACGCGTCGGTGGCGCCCGAATTTTCGACTTCGATCTCGCTCACCGCATCGGGCCATGAGCGGCGCAACAGCCAGTGGAGCGATGCGCGGCTGAATTACGATGTCGGCCCGGGCATCCGTTCGCAGGCGGAACTGGGCGTCCTGCTGGAGTTTTTCCGTGCGCGCCGCGGGCCTGCTCGCGGGTTCAGGCTTTCCGATCCCTACGATTTCAGCAGCAATGGTCTGACAGGTTCGCCTTCCATGCTGGACCAGCTGATCGGCACGGGCGATGGCCTGACTGCGACCTTCCAGCTGCGCAAGAGCTATGGCGCGATCGACGAGCCGCAGCTTCGCAATATCACGCGCCCGCGCGCCGATACGATCCTTATCAGCGTGGACGGTGTGGCCGAAACCGATTGGCTGCTGGGTGACGGCGGCAAGATCACTTTCACCAATGCTCCACCCGATGGCGCCGCAATCCGCGCAGGCTTCCTTTTCGACGTACCCGTGCGTTTTGCAGAGGATCGCCTCGATATCAGCGGCGCAACTTTCGCCGCAGGTGATGCCCCTTCCGTTGCGCTCATCGAAGTGCGTGAAGCCATATGA
- a CDS encoding DUF2163 domain-containing protein, with translation MSDHVFFAKDLEGVATYWSIKRRDGVCLGFTSHNRDLVIDSVRYRSAPGMIPSAIRRTAQLERDSVEVEGVLAHDSISAEDMEQGRYDNARISIGLVDWETLEHTSLFHGELGAISQRDGTFEAELRSAKARLEVDVVARTSPTCRAEFCDAACQLNAARFTHLLKVSSIDIENNSVSFGGAVSPVHLLHGNVKWVDGPHAGMVMQVIDADANGIVLDRPISSDVTPGTRAFLREGCDHTLATCNSRFGNAANFRGEPHLPGNDLLASYPTSSS, from the coding sequence ATGAGCGATCATGTCTTCTTTGCGAAAGATCTGGAAGGTGTCGCGACCTATTGGAGCATCAAGCGGCGGGACGGCGTGTGTCTCGGCTTTACCAGCCATAATCGCGACCTGGTGATCGACAGCGTCCGCTATCGCTCCGCGCCCGGCATGATCCCTTCTGCCATCAGGCGCACGGCGCAGCTGGAGCGCGACAGCGTCGAGGTCGAAGGCGTGCTGGCGCATGACTCGATATCGGCGGAGGACATGGAGCAGGGTCGCTATGACAATGCACGCATTTCCATCGGTCTGGTCGATTGGGAAACGCTCGAGCACACCTCGCTATTTCACGGCGAACTTGGCGCGATTTCGCAACGAGACGGCACTTTCGAAGCAGAGCTACGCTCCGCAAAAGCGCGACTTGAAGTGGATGTCGTGGCGCGCACCAGCCCCACCTGCCGCGCAGAATTCTGCGACGCGGCATGCCAATTGAATGCGGCGCGCTTTACCCATCTCCTAAAGGTCAGCTCCATCGACATTGAAAACAACAGTGTGAGCTTCGGCGGTGCTGTTAGTCCGGTCCATCTGCTGCATGGCAACGTCAAATGGGTCGATGGCCCTCATGCCGGAATGGTCATGCAGGTGATCGACGCCGATGCGAACGGCATTGTCCTCGACCGCCCCATCTCCAGCGACGTTACGCCGGGAACCCGCGCTTTCTTGCGTGAAGGTTGTGACCACACTCTGGCGACTTGCAATTCCCGCTTTGGAAACGCGGCCAATTTCCGCGGAGAGCCACACTTGCCCGGCAATGATTTGCTGGCCAGCTATCCCACCAGCTCGTCGTGA
- a CDS encoding phage tail protein, with amino-acid sequence MATLVLSAAGTAIGGPIGATIGSIIGSQIDAMIFGPPDREGPRLQELKVTTSSYGAPIPRHFGKMRVAGSIIWATDLKETSEKSGGKGQPSVTTFSYSGSFAVALASRRINRIGRIWADGNLLRGAAGDLKVGGELRVYNGDGDQQPDPLIASAEGSACPAYRGLAYCVFDELQLADFGNRIPSLTFEIFADENDVALADILSPVAGGLSVDRPLGSLKGYSDEGGMLLETLSSIDRVYPLTSNAEGDLLAIATGDPETIAVHALPEPVVDETGEGAQGGRSERRKFDDSRVPAGLRYYDIDRDFQTGLQRAGGRAAPGRNRLIEFPGALFATNARKLADDAAERARWSQDRMAYRIAEIDPALSPGQIVSVPNRNGKWRIESWEWREQGIELELVRLPQRKGAVATTDTGRSLQQVDNIATATSLNAYELPWDGVGASDQRRVYAAASSISPGWSGAALYAVQGETLSPLGATGSRRSITGEIVTDLASADPTFIDRHNRIEVQLDCPDLPLASCTMEELVNGTNRALIGEEIVQFADAEDLGAGRWRLSTFLRGIGGSEHAALAGHALGSAFVLLDDRPIPLDNTHIGQSLAVAAIGLADEAPVIAPVANIGITQRPLIPVHGSVAPQPDGSLALCWTRRARGSWVWTGTVDVPLVEQRESYEIGVGNSNSPIKTWTTSANQITLDPATVGDLQTDHSGAVVWVRQIGTFSRSLPLFLTTIP; translated from the coding sequence ATGGCCACTCTCGTGCTTTCCGCCGCTGGCACAGCTATTGGCGGCCCGATTGGAGCAACTATCGGATCGATCATCGGCAGCCAGATCGATGCGATGATTTTCGGCCCACCCGATCGTGAAGGCCCAAGGCTGCAGGAGTTGAAAGTCACCACCTCATCCTATGGCGCACCGATACCGCGGCATTTCGGGAAGATGCGGGTGGCGGGTTCCATCATCTGGGCCACCGATCTCAAGGAAACGAGCGAGAAAAGCGGCGGCAAAGGCCAACCGAGTGTCACGACATTTTCCTACTCGGGCTCGTTTGCCGTGGCGCTCGCCAGCCGCCGGATCAACCGCATTGGCCGCATCTGGGCGGATGGCAATCTGCTTCGAGGTGCCGCAGGCGACCTGAAGGTCGGCGGCGAGTTGCGCGTCTATAATGGTGACGGCGACCAGCAGCCCGATCCGCTTATCGCCAGCGCCGAAGGCAGTGCGTGCCCCGCCTATCGCGGCCTTGCCTATTGCGTGTTCGACGAGCTGCAATTGGCAGATTTCGGCAACCGGATACCGAGCCTGACTTTCGAGATTTTCGCGGACGAGAACGATGTCGCGCTTGCAGATATCCTCAGCCCCGTGGCCGGAGGGCTTTCCGTAGATCGGCCTCTCGGAAGCCTGAAGGGATATTCGGACGAGGGCGGCATGCTGCTCGAAACGCTGTCTTCCATCGACCGCGTATACCCGCTCACCAGCAATGCCGAAGGTGACCTGCTCGCAATCGCAACCGGCGATCCGGAGACCATTGCCGTGCATGCTCTGCCCGAGCCTGTCGTCGACGAGACCGGCGAAGGCGCACAGGGCGGGCGTTCAGAACGCCGCAAATTCGATGACAGCCGCGTCCCGGCTGGGCTTCGATATTACGATATCGATCGCGACTTTCAGACAGGATTACAGCGAGCCGGAGGGCGAGCTGCGCCGGGGCGTAATCGCCTGATCGAATTTCCCGGAGCGCTCTTTGCCACCAATGCGCGCAAGCTCGCCGATGATGCAGCCGAGCGCGCCCGCTGGTCTCAGGATCGCATGGCTTACCGGATTGCGGAAATCGATCCGGCTCTCTCGCCAGGCCAGATTGTTTCTGTGCCGAACCGCAATGGGAAATGGCGAATCGAGAGCTGGGAATGGCGTGAGCAGGGCATTGAGCTTGAGCTCGTGCGTCTGCCGCAGCGCAAGGGCGCGGTCGCGACCACCGACACCGGTCGCTCACTGCAGCAGGTCGACAATATCGCCACCGCCACTTCGCTCAATGCCTATGAGCTGCCATGGGATGGCGTGGGCGCATCCGACCAACGGCGCGTTTACGCAGCCGCATCCTCGATATCGCCCGGTTGGAGCGGAGCGGCTCTCTACGCGGTACAGGGTGAAACACTCTCGCCACTCGGAGCAACCGGATCGCGCCGCAGCATTACTGGCGAGATCGTCACAGATCTTGCGTCTGCAGATCCCACGTTCATCGATCGGCACAATCGGATCGAGGTTCAGCTCGACTGCCCGGACCTCCCGCTTGCCAGCTGCACGATGGAAGAGCTGGTGAACGGAACCAATCGCGCATTGATCGGAGAGGAAATCGTCCAATTTGCCGACGCCGAAGACCTCGGTGCGGGACGCTGGCGCCTTTCGACATTCCTGCGAGGCATTGGGGGAAGCGAACATGCGGCACTCGCAGGCCATGCTTTGGGATCGGCTTTCGTCTTACTGGACGACCGGCCCATCCCGCTCGACAATACACACATTGGCCAATCGCTTGCGGTGGCCGCGATCGGGCTGGCCGATGAGGCGCCTGTCATAGCTCCCGTTGCGAATATCGGCATTACTCAGAGACCGCTAATTCCCGTCCACGGCAGTGTCGCTCCGCAACCGGACGGCAGCTTGGCTCTATGCTGGACGCGCCGTGCGCGCGGCTCCTGGGTATGGACTGGCACCGTCGATGTGCCTCTGGTCGAACAGCGCGAGAGCTACGAAATCGGCGTTGGTAATTCGAACAGTCCGATCAAAACCTGGACCACGTCAGCGAACCAGATCACTCTCGATCCCGCGACTGTCGGCGATCTGCAAACCGACCATTCGGGCGCGGTCGTCTGGGTCCGCCAGATCGGGACATTCTCCCGTTCCTTGCCGCTTTTCCTTACCACAATCCCCTGA
- a CDS encoding DUF2793 domain-containing protein yields the protein MTEAVSFPSTTPRFSLPNLFAAQAQKEVFVNEALARLDMLLHPVVQGISNDPPTAPAEGKSWIVGSAPSGDWAGHEDAIASFQSGNWLFAAPAHGMIVHDLAAAANARFENGWSYASTIAAPSGGSTQDAEARAAIGALIAALVTAGILPAA from the coding sequence ATGACTGAAGCTGTTTCCTTTCCGTCCACCACCCCACGCTTCTCGCTCCCGAATCTTTTCGCCGCGCAGGCACAAAAGGAGGTTTTCGTGAATGAGGCGCTGGCGCGGCTCGATATGCTGCTGCATCCAGTAGTCCAAGGGATTTCCAATGATCCGCCTACCGCCCCCGCGGAAGGCAAAAGCTGGATTGTCGGCTCTGCGCCGAGCGGCGATTGGGCTGGGCACGAGGACGCGATCGCGAGCTTTCAGTCGGGCAATTGGCTTTTCGCAGCTCCAGCCCATGGCATGATCGTCCATGACCTTGCGGCGGCAGCCAACGCGAGATTCGAGAACGGGTGGAGTTATGCATCCACTATCGCGGCGCCCAGCGGGGGAAGTACACAGGATGCAGAGGCCCGCGCGGCGATCGGTGCGCTGATTGCCGCTTTGGTCACTGCGGGGATCTTGCCCGCGGCCTAG
- a CDS encoding superoxide dismutase family protein, whose amino-acid sequence MTILKQIAVPALALFSLSGCATAYEAAATQIAEANIMDRTGQQVGTARMYSLGEEVTINVSFTGLTAGLHAVHLHTTGNCSANDFTSAGGHLNPGGQQHGTLNPRGAHLGDLPNVTIASDGSGTTSTILRGDRSTVEAALFDSDGTALVVHEGPDDYRTDPAGAAGSRVACGLVTRS is encoded by the coding sequence ATGACAATTCTCAAGCAGATCGCCGTTCCAGCCCTCGCCCTTTTCTCGCTAAGCGGATGTGCAACCGCTTACGAAGCGGCCGCGACGCAGATTGCCGAGGCGAACATCATGGACCGGACCGGCCAGCAGGTCGGCACTGCGCGGATGTATTCGCTGGGAGAGGAAGTGACGATCAACGTGTCTTTCACCGGATTGACCGCAGGCCTGCACGCTGTGCACCTGCACACGACGGGCAATTGCAGCGCGAATGATTTCACATCGGCTGGCGGCCATCTCAATCCCGGCGGTCAGCAGCACGGTACGCTCAATCCGCGCGGCGCTCACCTCGGCGATTTGCCCAATGTGACGATCGCCAGCGACGGTTCGGGGACGACGAGCACGATCCTGCGCGGAGACCGCAGCACGGTAGAGGCTGCGCTATTCGATAGCGATGGTACGGCCCTTGTGGTGCATGAAGGACCCGACGATTATCGCACGGATCCGGCTGGTGCAGCGGGAAGCCGTGTCGCTTGCGGCCTCGTTACGCGGAGCTAG
- the queC gene encoding 7-cyano-7-deazaguanine synthase QueC, protein MSNDNPIAAILLSGGLDSMVSAALAREQGFRLHCLTINYGQRHVRELESAERIAQELTAERHVTLSLDLRQFGGSALTADIDVPKGGVDDSIPVTYVPARNLLFLAMTTAFAESSGSSDIFIGVNALDYSGYPDCRPEFIESFAETARLGTKQGVEGSPFTIHAPLQHMTKADVASECARLGLGPEWSWSCYDPTPEGQACGLCDSCRLRRKGFAEAGVTDTTAYANDAD, encoded by the coding sequence ATGAGCAACGACAACCCAATCGCCGCTATCCTGCTTTCGGGCGGGCTCGATTCCATGGTCAGCGCCGCCCTTGCGCGCGAGCAGGGCTTTCGCCTGCACTGTCTCACGATCAACTACGGGCAGCGCCATGTCAGGGAGCTCGAATCCGCCGAACGCATCGCTCAGGAATTGACGGCCGAGAGGCACGTCACCCTGTCGCTCGATCTGCGGCAATTCGGTGGTTCCGCACTGACTGCCGACATCGACGTGCCAAAAGGCGGAGTGGATGACAGCATTCCGGTCACCTACGTTCCCGCGCGTAATTTGCTGTTTCTGGCGATGACGACCGCCTTTGCTGAAAGCTCCGGCTCGAGCGATATCTTCATCGGCGTCAATGCACTCGATTATTCTGGCTATCCGGATTGCCGACCAGAATTTATCGAAAGCTTTGCCGAAACAGCTCGCCTAGGCACAAAACAGGGTGTGGAAGGCTCACCTTTCACCATCCACGCGCCGCTCCAGCATATGACCAAAGCCGATGTCGCGAGCGAATGCGCAAGGCTCGGCCTTGGTCCGGAATGGAGCTGGTCGTGCTATGATCCGACACCTGAAGGGCAGGCATGCGGTTTGTGCGATAGCTGCCGGTTGCGCCGCAAGGGCTTCGCGGAGGCGGGCGTTACGGATACGACCGCCTATGCGAATGACGCGGACTAG
- a CDS encoding DUF3617 domain-containing protein: MRVQFMAKLLIGGAIAAATMVPATAQAPELAMLDRLEPGSWTLRIRDGGSSSRICVRTGREFIQIRHRQPGCEQFVVQDDRNEVTVQYTCRGNGYGRTTIRSESSELVQIRSQGIQGGTPFSIEGEARRTGSC, from the coding sequence ATGCGTGTGCAATTCATGGCGAAACTTCTGATAGGCGGAGCGATAGCAGCGGCGACGATGGTGCCTGCCACCGCGCAGGCGCCGGAGCTCGCCATGTTGGATAGGCTTGAGCCGGGTAGCTGGACTTTGCGTATTCGAGACGGTGGCAGTTCCTCGCGCATCTGCGTGCGGACCGGGCGGGAATTTATTCAGATCCGTCATCGCCAGCCGGGCTGTGAGCAGTTCGTGGTGCAGGATGATCGCAATGAAGTGACCGTGCAGTACACTTGCCGTGGCAATGGCTATGGACGCACGACCATTCGCAGCGAAAGCAGTGAATTGGTGCAGATCCGCAGCCAGGGCATCCAGGGCGGCACGCCCTTTTCTATCGAGGGCGAGGCGCGCCGCACCGGAAGTTGCTGA